Genomic DNA from Candidatus Eisenbacteria bacterium:
CCTCTGCCCGGCTGGGGATGGACGCTGATTCGCGATCTCGACTGCGACGGCGTGGTCGACCCCGGCGAGCCCGCGATCACCTCGCCGCTCGCGCTCGCGACCGGACAGGTGATGTGCCTGGTCCTGCGCCACGCGACTCCGAACGGCGCTCCGGCCGGCGCGGCCGAACTCGTGACGCTCAGCGCCAGCATGAGCTACGTGAATGCGGCGCCGATCCTCGTGAGCGAGGTGCAGACCAGCGATCGCACCACTGTGATCGACGCCGGCGCATTGCGGCTCGCCAAGTCCGTCGACCTGGCGAACGCGCGGCCCGGTGACGTGCTGACCTACACCATCACGTACACGAACCTGGGCCCCGCTCCGCTCAGCTCGATCGTGATCAACGACGCGACACCCGCCTGGACGACTTTCGACTCGGGCGGTTGCGGAGCACTCGGCAGCGGATTGTCGGGTTGCGGGCTGACCGTCTCGCCGGCGGTCGGGGCGGCAGGCGCGGTGCGATGGACGCTGACCGGTGCGCTCGCTCCCGGTGCGAGCGGCAGTGTGACCTTTCGGGTACGCGTCGGCGCCTGACCTCGGGCGCATGACTCATCGGCTATTCTCTCGCCGCCGACTGTGATTCCGCCCGCATCCGCCGCGCTTCGCGTGAGGATTCCCGATGACGCAGGATTCGAACGCCGCCGACTCCACTTCGCCGCTCGATCCGCCCGCCGATCGAGTCGCGCACTGGGGCCACGCCACGGTCGATGCGATGTCGCGCTACGTCGCCACCCTGCGCGAGCGCCCGGTCCATCAGCCGACCACTGCGGCTCGGATTCGCGAGCGGCTCGACTCGGCGCTGCCGCAAGGCCCCGCCGACTTCGATGAGGTGCTCCGCACCTTTCACGAAGTGATGGTGCCGATGAGCCGCCACAGCGGGCATCCGCGCATGTTCGGCTACGTGCAGTCGCCGGGTACCCCGGTCGCCGCACTCGCCGATTTCATCGCCTCGACGCTCAATTCAAACGTCACGGCGTGGCGCTCGGCGCCGGCCGCGGCCGAAATCGAGAGACTCTCGATCGACTGGATCCGGCAGATCCTCGGTGTCGAGTCGGGTGCCGCCGGCCTGTTCGTGAGCGGCGGCTCGATGGCGAATCTCACCGCGCTCGCGACCGCCCGGCGCGCGAAGGCGAGCACCGATGTGGCGCGCGCGGGCGCACGCTCCGAACCTCGTGCGATGCGGCTCTATGCGTCGGCCGAGACCCACCACTCGATCGCCAAGGCGGCGGCGCTGCTCGGGATCGGCGCCGACCACGTGCGCTTGATCGAGGTCGACGAGCGCTCTCGCGTTCGAGTCGACGAACTGATCGACCGCATCGAGGAGGACGTGCGCGAGGGGTACCTGCCGTTTTGCGTGGTGGCGAATGCCGGCACGGTGGCGACCGGCGCGATCGACCCGCTCGAGACGCTGGCCGAAGTGGCGCGACGCTTCGGGCTGTGGCTCCACGTCGACGCGAGCTACGGCGGCTTCGCGGCACTCGCGCCGTCGGTTCGGCAACGGTTCGTGGGATTGCGCGAAGCCGATTCGATCGCGCTCGACCCCCACAAGTGGCTGTACCTTCCGATCGATTGCGGCTGCGTGCTGTTTCGTGACCCCTCCACCGCGCGCGCCACGTTCGCCCACGACGCCGAGTACACCCGCGTCATGGAGCGCGATCCCGACCAAACCTTCGCATTCTGGGACTACGGCCCCGAACTGTCACGGCGGTTCCGCGCGCTCAAGGTGTGGGCCCTGCTCCGCTGTGTCGGCGTGCGCGCGCTCGGCGAGGCGATCGAGGCGAATATCGACTGCGCCCGCCACTTCGAACGTCTCGTCGAAGCGAGCGAGGACTTCGAGATGCTCGCTCCGGTCGAGCTTTCGATCTTCTGCTTTCGCTACGTGCCGGCCGCGATGCGCATGGCGCTCGACCGCTCCGATGCGGTCGAGCGTGCGCGGCTCGATCGGGAACTCGATGCGTTGAATGAGCGACTGCTGGTGGCGCTGCAGCGCGACGGCAGCTCCTACCTGTCGAACGCCGGCCTCGGCGGGCGCTTCAGCCTGCGTGGATGCGTGCTCAACTACCGCACGACGCGGCGCGACATGGAGATCCTGCTCGCCGACCTGCGTCGCGTCGCGAGCGGCATCCGTCGTGAAGCACCCGACTCCTGCTGATCACAGTGACCGGCAGCTCGTCTTCGTCGAGTTCGACGTTGGCAACGTCCGCAAAACGCTGCAACCTGTGTCGTGAGCGGCCCGTAGGGCCCACGTTCGGATCATTCCCTTCGAAACCACGAGGCGTTCATGCGCACGTTCCGAGTCCCCCGTTTCTTGGCGCTGCTCGCGGTTGCCGTCGTCCTGACGACCTCGGGTGGAGCAACCGCGGCGATCGCCGCGGCGAAGCCCACCGCCGCGAACGACGCGGCAATCGTTCAGAGGCTCGATGCACTGCTGGTGCCGCTGTTCCCCGCCGACCAGCCGGGTGCCGCGATCCTGGTGGCGCGCAATGGCAAGCCGATCTATCGACGCGCCTTCGGCCTCGCGAATCTCGAAAGCAAGACGCCGGTGCGGCCCGAAATGGAGTTTCGCCTCGCTTCGGTGACCAAACAGTTCACCTCGGCACTGGTCATGCAGCTCGTCGAACAGGGCAAGCTCGACCTCGACGCCGACGTCACGCGGTATCTGCCCGACTTTCCGACTCATGGTGAGCGGATCACGATCCAGCACTTGCTGACTCACACCGCCGGCCTCTCGGACCTGACTTCGAATCCCGAGTTCATGGCGCGCCGCGAGCAAGCGCACAGCTCGCAGCAACTGCTCGATCAGTTCAAGGACAAGCCGCTCGGCTTCAAGCCCGGCTCGCGCTGGGCCTACAGCAACTCCGGTTACATCCTGCTCGGTGCGGTGATCGAGAAAGTGACGGGCCGCACCTACGCACAGTGCCTCGAGTCTCAGATCTTCGCTCCGATCGGCATGACCCACTCCCGATACGGCACCGACGAGCCTGCCTCTGCGAACGAGACGCGCGGCTACCGGCGTGATGCCGGCAAGCGCCTTCCGGCCGAACCGATCAGCATGACGGTGCCGTTCGCGGCCGGCGCGATCGTTTCGTCGGTCGACGACCTCCTCAAGTGGGACAACGCGCTCACCGCCGGCAAGGTCATGAAGCCCGCGTCACTCGCGCGGACCATGGCGCCGGTCACGCTCGCCGACGGCAAGTCGTCGAGCTACGGGTTCGGCTGGGTGATGTCGAACTACGAAGGACACCGGATCGAGCAGCACAACGGCGGCATCGACGGCTTCCTGGCCAACGTGGTGCGCATCCCCGACGACCGGCTCTACGTCGCCATGCTCGTGAACGACGAGAGCCCCTCGTTCAATGCCGACTTCCTGGCGGCGAAGCTCACCGCGATCGCGGTCGGCAAGCCGCTTCCCGAGCCCGGCGCCCATTCGATGACTCCGGAACAGCTCGATCGGTTCGTCGGCGTCTATGCCGTCGACTCCGCGACCTCGCGCGCGATCGTGCGCAAGGACCGCAAGCTCTATTCGCAACGCAGGGGCGGCGGCGAACTCGAACTGTTCCCGACCTCGGACTCCACCTTCGGCATGGTGGATCGCATCGCGCGGCTCACCTTTCGACGCGGACCGGACGGCAAGATCGATCGAGTGGTCATGAATCAGTCGGGACTCGAGCAGACTTATCGCCGCACCGACGAGTTGCTGCCGAACGCGCGCATCACCGTGGCGCTCACACCCGCGCAGATCGACGCGTGCGTCGGCGTCTACGAACTCACACCGCAATTCAAGATCACGGTCGCGCGCGAGGACACGAAGGTCTACGCGCAGGCGACCGGACAGCCGCGCTTCGAGATCTTTGCCGAGTCACCGACCCGGTTCTACCTCACGGCGGTCGACGCGCAGATCGAGTTCGAGCCCGGCGACGACGGCAGGATGAAGACCATGACGCTGCGACAGGGCGGCAACGATACGGTCGGGAAGCGCGTGGAGTAGTGCTCGTGGCGCGTGCGCGTTCGGGTCAGCGCGTCACTCGGGGGGCGTCGAAACTCCGACGTCGATCGCGAGCGCGAGCTTGAACATGTCGACATAGCGGCCCTGGTGCCGGATCGCGCGCGGTTCGCGGCCCCACTCGCGAAACCCCGCGGCTTCGTACATGCGCCTGGCACCGGGCGCCGCGTCGGTGACGCCGAGTTCGAGCTGCGTGACGTCGCCCCACGCGCGGACCTGTGCGATCGCGGCGTCGAGCAGCTCGCGCGCCATGCCGCGACCGCGCGAGCGCGGCGTGACGAACACGCTGAAGACGCCCACGCGATGCGCGCGCTTGATTCCCGACTCGCGGCGAATTGCGAGCAGGCCGACCATGCGATCGTTCTCGAAACCGCCGAACATCGCCTGATTGCGCTCATCCGCGAGCGAAGCGCGCACGAACTCCACGGACTGGTTCTTGTCGTCCTCGACCGTGGCGCCGAACGAAAGCGGCGCGGTCTCCAGTGCCTCGCGTCGCAACGGGACCACGAGTGCCGCGTCCGCGGTCTGCAGTCGTCGAACGCGCGCACCGGACGTCATGCCTCAGAGTCCCGAGACCACGCGCGCCTTGATCGCTTCGAACTCGGAGTCCGAGATGAGCCCCTTCGCGAGCATCGCCCTGGCGCGCTCGAGCCGCGCGACCGGGTCATGATCGCCGCCCGCAGCCGCGCCGCTCCCGAATTCCTGACCGGGTCCGAGCTGAATGCCGCCCGAGCGGGCGCGCATCTCCTCGAGCTCGCGAATGCGGCGCTTCTCGCGCCACGCCTGTTCGTTCGCCTGACAGATGCGGTAGACCGCTTGCGCCTGCTCTTTGCGAAGCCCGGTGAGTCGGAGGGTAGGAGTCGCCTCGCCACCGACCGCAAGATCGGTGCTGCTCAGCGACTGCACGATCAGATCCGCTCCGAACACTCCGACCTGAAGCCGCACGTCCTTCAAGTCCTGCCACCGCACGTCCTCATGGCGAAAGCCGGCGAACAGCCCGCGCGTCAGCACCACCAGTCGTCCGCTGCTCGCGCCGACCACGGTGCGACGATGCGTGAGCGCGAACACGCGGCGCTGCACCGCCCACGCTTCGAGTCTTTCGCCCTCGACCAGCAGCTTCTGCAACTGCTCGACCGCCGCACGCACGCTCGGGGACTCGCTCGTATCCACTTCGGGCACTCCAGTCGAGGTCATGGTTCGATTCCCTCTCGTCGCGGCCATCCGCCGTTTCCTAGGATTCGAGGGCGATGCTCGCGGACTTCCCGAATTTCTCGATGTAGTCCGCGACCGCCACTTCGAGCCCCACGTCGCGCTTCGCTCGCTCCGACATGTACCACTTGTGCTCGAGCACCTCACAGTAGAGCTGCAGGGTGTCGGTGTCGGCGGTGACGAGCGGCGCGAGTCGTTCGAGCGTGGGATGAAAACGCTCGTCGAGCCAGTGGAACGCCGCGACGCTCATCGGCGTGCTGCGAGTGGCGCGCGACAGCGTGGCCCGCAGCTCGCGGATCTCCTGCATCATGAGCCGCGCCTGCTCCTCGCCCGCCACCACGCCGGTCAGCGAGTGAAGCTGATGCCGATGGTAGTCGCGATCGGTCACGATGGTGCGCATCCGCAGGTGATCGCCTCCGCCGGCCGCGACCAGCTCGACCTGGTCGACCGAGAAGCCGAGGTCGTTGAGCACCCGGATGCGCTCGTGGATGCGGTAGCCCTCGTCGGCCGCCACCACGATCTCGCGCGCGATCTCGCCCCACAGTCGCTGGTAGCGCGCGCGGATCGCCTCGACCACTTCAGAGGCGGCGCCCGGGGCCATGGAACCGCCCGACTCGGCACTCACATCGGCGAGATCGCCCGCCACGTTCTCTTCCAGCACCACCAGATCCTGCTCGCGCTGGCCGTCCGAGAGCGACTCGTGGACCTCCGAGGTTTCGGCGTCGACCAGAAAGGCCTGCAACTCGCCGGCGTCGCGTCGGAACAGGGTGTTTGAAAGCGAGCAGTCCCCCCAGAAGCACCCCCCCAGGTGAAGTCGCACGATCAGGCTCGCCATCGCGTCGAGCAGCCGGTCGCGATAACGCTCGAGCCCCGCCTGCCGGAACAGCGCGCGGTACGGCAGCGAGCCGTCGAGAAAGCGCGTCACCAGCACGCCTCCCGCCTCCTCGCTGCCCTCGGTCCACACCCGCGCAGAGCCGACCGCCAGGACGGCGGGAAGTCCGCGCTCTTCGAGCCGCCTCAGGGTTTCGTACTCGCGCTCCGCGACGTGCTCGGGCAGCTCCTTCATGGCGTAGATCGCGGCGCCGTAGCTCACGAACACCACCTCGTGGCGCGACAGGCCGCGCGGCACCTGCACGATGCGAGCGGTTCGCTCCGCCCAGCGGGCGAGCGGCAGACCCCACGGCAGGTCGAGGAAGTCGGGGTGGTCCTGCCGGATGCTGAGTCCGAGCAGTCCGGGAGCTGGATTCATGGCGCGCAGCGTAGCCGAAACTCGACGCAGCGCGCGGAGCGACACCTCACTCCGCTCACACCCCGCTGTGCCCGAAGCCTCCGGCTCCACGCACGGTGGTGGTCAGCTCGCGTACCGCTTCGAACGCGATGCGCGTGACCGGCGCCGGCAGCATCTGCGCGATGCGCATGCCGCGTTCGACCACGAACGGCTCGCGACCCAGGTTGATGAGCGCCACGCGAATCTCGCCGCGGTAGTCCGAATCGATGGTCGCAGGTGCGTTCGGCAACGTCACGCCGTGCTTGCCTGCGAGCCCCGAACGCGGACGGATCTGCACCTCCCAGCCGGGCGGGATCTCGAGCGCGAAGCCGGTCGGGATCATCTCGATCGTCCCGGGCGCGAGGGTGATCGATTCCGACACCGCGGCGCGGACGTCGGCGGCTGCGGAACCGGCGGTCGCGTAAGACGGCGGCTCGAGCCCCTCGCCATGCGGCAACCACTGGATGCGAATCGCCACCGTGGCGCTCACGAACCCGCCCCCACCAGTCCCGAGGACACCTTGGTCGCGAGCCGTTGCGCGATCGCGTCGATAAAGCCTTCGGTGGTCGCGTGACCCTGCGGGCGTGGCGTGGCGATCAGCGCCAGGTCCTTGGTCATCACGCCGCCTTCGATGGTCTCGATCACCGAGGTCTCGATCGCACGCGCGAACGCCACCAGCTCCGGTGTCTGATCCAGCTCGCCGCGTTTCGCGAGCGCTCCGCTCCACGCGAAGATCGTCGCGGTCGAGTTGGTGCTCGTCGCCTCGCCCTTCTGATGTGCGTAGTAGTGGCGCTGCACGGTGCCGTGAGCGGCCTCGTATTCATACTTGTGATCGGGCGAGACCAGCACCGAGGTCATGAGACCGAGGCTGCCGAAGCCCGAGGCGACCATGTCGCTCATCACGTCGCCGTCGTAATTCATGCACGCCCACAGGAAACCGCCCTCGTGGCGCATGGTGCGCGCCACCGCATCGTCGATCAGCATGTACTGATAGCTGATGCCGGCCTTCTCGAACTCGGTCTTGCGTGCATCGACTTCCTCGCGAAACACGTCCTTGAACATCGCGTGGTAGGTCTTGCTGATGGTGTCCTTGGCGCCGAACCACAGCGGCATCCGTTCGGCGAGCGCGTGGGCCACGCACGAGCGCGCGAAGGAGCGAACCGACGACTCGAGGTTGTGCGTGCCCATCACCACACCGGCGCCCTTGAACTCGTGCACCGCAAGCGACTGCGAGTCACCGCCACCGGACGGCTGATAGACCAGCGACACCTTGCCGGGCCCCGGAATGCGCATCTCCGCACTCTTGTAGATGTCACCGTAGGCGTGGCGGCCGATCGTGATCGGCTTCGCCCACGAACGCACCATCGGAGGCACGTTCTTCACGATGATCGGGGTTCGGAACACGGTGCCGTCGAGGATCGCGCGGATCGTGCCGTTGGGGCTCGCCCACGCCTTCTTGAGGCCGTACTCCTTCACCCGCGCGGCGTCCGGCGTGATCGTCGCGCACTTGACCCCGACCCCGTACTTCTTGATCGCCTCGGCCGACTGCACGGTGACCGCGTCGTCGGTGCGGTCGCGCTCGGGCAGGAACAGGTCGTAGCGCTCGAGCGTGACGTCGACGAACGGCAACACCAGGCGCTCCTTGACGAGCGCCCAGATGATGCGGGTCATCTCGTCGCCATCGATCTCGACGAGTGGGGTCTTGGCCTGGATACGCGACGCCATGCGGGTGTCCTCCGGTTCGGGTTTCGAACCGCGGACGGTATCAGAGCCGGGCGGGGCGGCGCGAGGCGCGCCGAGGCCTCAGCGCAGGTGCACGAGCCGCGCAATCGCGCTGCCCGCGCGGCTCGAAACGCGCACCAGGTAGACGCCGCCCGACGGCAGGCGTGCGCCGTCGAGCGTGACACGATGCCCGCCCGACTCGTAGTGACGCTCCGCCCATCGCATCACCTCACGCCCCTGCAGATCGTGCACCGTGACGATCGCAGGCCCGGGAGACGGCAGGCGAAAGTCGATCGAACTTCTGGCGCCCACCGGATTCGGCGCGATGCGCAGCGTCACCGCCGGCATCGTTCGAGGCCTCGGGCCGACTCCGACCAGATCGCGACCCTGCACGATCGTGAGCGCCGTATCGACCGGGGGACTCGCGATCCGGTCGACGCTTCCGCCCGGCCATTCGATGATCAGCGAGTCCACGCTGCCCGCCTCGGCGAGTCCGAAGTGCGCGGCCAGCATGTTCTGGCTGCCGTACCCCGTGCACGCCGAGATCTCGCGCATCTGCCAGCGCGGCGTACCGCCGATGGTGGCGAGCACCCTCACTTTGGCGCCGATGCCGGAACGGTTCGCCGGCGAGCCGACGCACGTCACCTCGAGCCAGTGGGCACCGCTCGCCAGGTCGTTTCGGAACAGCAGGCTCGGCCCCTCGCTGCGCGCGGTCGGCGCGAACAGATCGAGATCGCCGTCGCCGTCGTAGTCGCCGGCCGCGACGCCGTAGTTCGAGCGCCCGATCGTCACATAAGTTCCGGTCGTCACGCTCGTGAAGGTGCCGTCGCCGTTGTTGCGGTAGTGGCGATCGGCCGTGGTCAGATCGCGCGCCACGTAGACGTCGAGGTCGCCATCGTTGTCGAAGTCGCCCCACGTCACCCCGTGCGCGGGTCCGGTATCGGTGACGATCGAGCCGGTGGTGATCTTCGTGAAGGTTCCGCCGTCGTTGCGATAGAGCTGGTTCGGGACCGACGTGTAGTTGATCGCGTAGCAGTCGAGATCGCCGTCGTTGTCGTAGTCGGCCCAGCTCAGCGTCTGCGAGTCGCGTGAGTCACCCGCCAGCGCGCCGCCGGTGATGAGCGTGAACGTCGCCGTGCCGGTCTCGACGAGCTGATTGCGGTACATGAAGTCGGGGCCGACGCTGCCCACCGCGCCGGTGGCGAAGAACAGGTCGAGATCGCCGTCGCCGTCGAAGTCCGACCAGGTCGGGTGGTGATGGAATTCCGAGATCGTGGTCGGCGGCACGCCGGTGACCTCCTCGAACGTGCCATCACCCCGATTGTGGAACAGCCGGTTGCCGCCCGACATGCCGAGAACCCCCGACAGCAGCGAGATCACCAGATCGACGTGGCCGTCGTTGTCGTAGTCACCCCACGCGCATCCGGTGCTCTTGACGCCCGAGCCGCTCAGGAGGGTTGCGGTATTCGGAATCCGGATCCCGGGTGCCGCGCCCTGGAACAGCAAGCCGTGGTGCTGATCGAGTCCCGAGACGAACGCGTCGAGGAGCCCGTCATTGTTGTAGTCGGCCCAGGTGCTGCACACCGTGTCGGAGGCCTCCTGCCCCATCGGGTCATCGGTGACCCGCACGAAAGTGTCGCCGCCGTCATTGCGGTACAGCACGTTGTTGCGATCGCCGGTGAAGGCGGTCAGTACGTAGAGATCGAGATCGCCGTCGCCGTCGTAGTCCACCCACGCGCCGCCGGTCGAGAAAGCGTTGTGCGCCGTCATGTCTGGATTGACGATCGAGGTGAAGGTCTGGGCGGCGGCCGGAGGGGCGGAGCCGACCAGCAGGAGCAGGAACAGCAATGCGATGCGGCGTGACATGGACGTTTCCTCGAGGAGGCGGGCGGCGGGGCGGCTCGTGAACATCGAGCCTCGCGATCGGGGCCCGGCTCCACAAGCCGCGCGGGGCGGATCGCGGGACCCGGTGGTGAAGTGCAGGCCGCCGGGGCCAGTTCAGGTGCGCGGCAGGAGTTGTTCGCGAAAACCGCGACTCATGCGCAGTTCCACTCCCTGATCGAGCCTGACCACGAAGTCGCCACGCCCGTCGGGAATGATCTCCCGCACGCAATCGATCGCCACCATCGTCGAGCGATGGATACGAGCGAAGCGCTCGGGATCGAGCTGACGGGCGAGGTCCGTGAGCGTCGAACGCAGCAGAAAGCACTGTCCACGCGCGTGCAGTTCCACGTAGTTACCGGCCGCCTCGATCCACGCCACCTCGTCGTCGCGGACCAGCAGGAAGCGGTCTCGTTCCTTGACCACGATGCGGCGCAGCGGCGCGGACGTCGCATCGTTCGAAGGGCCGCCGATCATCCGCGCGAGTGCTTGCGAGCCGGGCCGCTCGTCGAGGCTGAGTTCGCGGCGCACCCGTTCGATCGCGTCGCGCAAGCGCCCCGGCGCGACCGGCTTGAGCAGATAGTCGAGGGCGTGGATCTCGAACGCTCGCAGAGCGAACTCGTCGTGGGCGGTCACGAACACCACCGCCGGCAGATGCTCGCCGGCCACCCGGCGCACCACCTCGAAGCCGTCGAAGTCGGGCATCTGGATGTCGAGCAGCACCAGATCGGGGAGCTGCGCGCGGATCGCCTCTTCGGCCTCGCCGCCATCCACCGACTCGCCGACGATTTCGATGTCGCGCTCGGCGCCGAGCAAGTGGCGCAGCCCCTGCCGCGCGAGCGGCTCGTCGTCGACGATCAGCGTGCGAATCATGGGCGTGCCTCCGCGATGGTTGCCAGGCCCCGCGTCGGATGAACGCGCCACGGGAGATCGAGTGTGAGCAGCGCGCCGCCTTCGACCGGATTGCTGCACTCCATTCGAAACACGGTGCCGTAGAGCTGTTGCAGCCGCGTTCGGGTGTTCGCCAGTCCGATCCCCGCGCGCTCACCTCGCAACACCTCGGCGGGGAATCCGGGGCCGGAATCTCGCACCTCGATCCGCAGTTGTTCCCCGTCCCGGCGGGTCGAGATCGACACCCGCCCGTCACCGCGTCGCGCACCGATGCCATGCTCGACCGCATTCTCGACCAGCGGCTGGAGCGCGAGGCTCGGGACACTCACCTCGAGTGTGTCGGTCGCGATGTCTCGCGTGACCGTGAACCGCGAGCCGTATCGCATGCCCTGCAATTCGAGGTAGCGATCGATCAGCGCGAGTTCGGCTCCGAGCGTCGTGAAGGTGTCGGCATGCTCCCGCAGCATCGCGCGCAGCAACTCGGCCAGCGCCGAAACCGCCCGATGCACCGCTTCGCGCTCCCCCGTCAACGCCAGCGTCGAGATCGAGTTCAGCGTATTGAACAGGAAGTGCGGCTCGAGCTGGGCCCGCAATGCGGCGAGCCGGGCCTCCGACAGGCTGGCCCGCAGCGCCGCCTCCGACACCTCTCGGGCTCGCCGTTCGGCCTGGATGTGCATCACCTGCACCATCCCGACCAGCGCCCAGTACGTGAAGACATCGGCGACCGCCCAGCGCGCGAGCATGATCTGAGTCGCGACAACGAAGGACGGGTCGCCGCCCCGATACCAGCTGATGAACGCCGACGAAGCGCCCAGATGCAGGAACACGAACACGACTCCTGCCAGTCCGTGAATCGCCAGTGCGACCGGCCAGCGCTCACGATCCAGCCGCACCCGGCGAGCGAGAAACAGGATCGGTGGGCACAGAAGCACCAGTGCGATCCACGACGGCAGTGATCGCGCCAGTGCTTCGGGCCAGAACTGGTGGGCGGGAACGTCCGAGTAGACGAAGCGGCCCTGCCATGACTCGAGCAGGCCGAAGAGCAGCGCTCCTCCGACCACCCACAACGCCACGCGCAGGCGCCCCATCTCGCGAATCGGATCGGGTGTCGGATGGACATTCACGCGCATGAGTCTAGGGGTGCGCGTGGCCGCGCGTCACGCTGATTTCGAACGCGGCGATTCGTCACGCGCGGCTGCGGTTCGTCACACGAACGCTCGCGCCGGCACTGCGGCGACGCGACCGCGAACTCCAGGAGTGCGACTGCGAACACCGCGTGAATCTCTGGTAGTTTTCCGTGCATGAGTCGGATCGAGGAGCGATTGCGCACGCTGGGACTGGAACTGCCGCCTCCCAGGGCACCGGTCGCCAACTATCTTGGCATCAAGCAGTCGGGCGAATGGCTGTTCGTGTCGGGCCGCGTGAGCGCGCTGCGGGGCGAAGTCGGCACCGAGGTGACCGCGGCGCAGGCGCGGCTGGCGGCACGCGACACCGTGCTCGAGCTGCTCGCCATCATCCGCGAAGGACTCGGGGATCTCGATCGCATCGTCTCGATCGAGCAATTGCGTGGTTTCGTTCGTTCGTCCGCAAACTTCACCGAACAGCCCGCGGTGATCGATGGCGCGTCGGACCTGCTGGTCGAACTCATGGGCGACGCCGGACGTCACGCGCGCACCGCGACCGGCGCGGCGCAGTTGCCGTTCGGCGCCGCGGTACAGCTCGACCTGGTACTGCGGCTCGCGCCCGAGGGCGGCACGCCAGGCGCAGAAACGACTTCGCGCGTCTAAATCGGCCGGCGCGCGAGGTACACGAAACGCGACAGCCGGCGCTGACTCGTGAGCGCGTGCACCGTGGCGAAGAACTTCTGCAGTCCCTCGAAGCGTTCGTCGCCCTCGATCTGCAACAGGGCGGCGCGATCCTCGGCGCGTGCGTCGTGCCACCGCCTGGAGACGCCCGCGGCGTT
This window encodes:
- a CDS encoding aminotransferase class V-fold PLP-dependent enzyme — its product is MTQDSNAADSTSPLDPPADRVAHWGHATVDAMSRYVATLRERPVHQPTTAARIRERLDSALPQGPADFDEVLRTFHEVMVPMSRHSGHPRMFGYVQSPGTPVAALADFIASTLNSNVTAWRSAPAAAEIERLSIDWIRQILGVESGAAGLFVSGGSMANLTALATARRAKASTDVARAGARSEPRAMRLYASAETHHSIAKAAALLGIGADHVRLIEVDERSRVRVDELIDRIEEDVREGYLPFCVVANAGTVATGAIDPLETLAEVARRFGLWLHVDASYGGFAALAPSVRQRFVGLREADSIALDPHKWLYLPIDCGCVLFRDPSTARATFAHDAEYTRVMERDPDQTFAFWDYGPELSRRFRALKVWALLRCVGVRALGEAIEANIDCARHFERLVEASEDFEMLAPVELSIFCFRYVPAAMRMALDRSDAVERARLDRELDALNERLLVALQRDGSSYLSNAGLGGRFSLRGCVLNYRTTRRDMEILLADLRRVASGIRREAPDSC
- a CDS encoding serine hydrolase, giving the protein MRTFRVPRFLALLAVAVVLTTSGGATAAIAAAKPTAANDAAIVQRLDALLVPLFPADQPGAAILVARNGKPIYRRAFGLANLESKTPVRPEMEFRLASVTKQFTSALVMQLVEQGKLDLDADVTRYLPDFPTHGERITIQHLLTHTAGLSDLTSNPEFMARREQAHSSQQLLDQFKDKPLGFKPGSRWAYSNSGYILLGAVIEKVTGRTYAQCLESQIFAPIGMTHSRYGTDEPASANETRGYRRDAGKRLPAEPISMTVPFAAGAIVSSVDDLLKWDNALTAGKVMKPASLARTMAPVTLADGKSSSYGFGWVMSNYEGHRIEQHNGGIDGFLANVVRIPDDRLYVAMLVNDESPSFNADFLAAKLTAIAVGKPLPEPGAHSMTPEQLDRFVGVYAVDSATSRAIVRKDRKLYSQRRGGGELELFPTSDSTFGMVDRIARLTFRRGPDGKIDRVVMNQSGLEQTYRRTDELLPNARITVALTPAQIDACVGVYELTPQFKITVAREDTKVYAQATGQPRFEIFAESPTRFYLTAVDAQIEFEPGDDGRMKTMTLRQGGNDTVGKRVE
- a CDS encoding GNAT family N-acetyltransferase gives rise to the protein MTSGARVRRLQTADAALVVPLRREALETAPLSFGATVEDDKNQSVEFVRASLADERNQAMFGGFENDRMVGLLAIRRESGIKRAHRVGVFSVFVTPRSRGRGMARELLDAAIAQVRAWGDVTQLELGVTDAAPGARRMYEAAGFREWGREPRAIRHQGRYVDMFKLALAIDVGVSTPPE
- a CDS encoding SHOCT domain-containing protein; translation: MTSTGVPEVDTSESPSVRAAVEQLQKLLVEGERLEAWAVQRRVFALTHRRTVVGASSGRLVVLTRGLFAGFRHEDVRWQDLKDVRLQVGVFGADLIVQSLSSTDLAVGGEATPTLRLTGLRKEQAQAVYRICQANEQAWREKRRIRELEEMRARSGGIQLGPGQEFGSGAAAGGDHDPVARLERARAMLAKGLISDSEFEAIKARVVSGL
- a CDS encoding DUF4032 domain-containing protein, which codes for MNPAPGLLGLSIRQDHPDFLDLPWGLPLARWAERTARIVQVPRGLSRHEVVFVSYGAAIYAMKELPEHVAEREYETLRRLEERGLPAVLAVGSARVWTEGSEEAGGVLVTRFLDGSLPYRALFRQAGLERYRDRLLDAMASLIVRLHLGGCFWGDCSLSNTLFRRDAGELQAFLVDAETSEVHESLSDGQREQDLVVLEENVAGDLADVSAESGGSMAPGAASEVVEAIRARYQRLWGEIAREIVVAADEGYRIHERIRVLNDLGFSVDQVELVAAGGGDHLRMRTIVTDRDYHRHQLHSLTGVVAGEEQARLMMQEIRELRATLSRATRSTPMSVAAFHWLDERFHPTLERLAPLVTADTDTLQLYCEVLEHKWYMSERAKRDVGLEVAVADYIEKFGKSASIALES
- the dut gene encoding dUTP diphosphatase — encoded protein: MAIRIQWLPHGEGLEPPSYATAGSAAADVRAAVSESITLAPGTIEMIPTGFALEIPPGWEVQIRPRSGLAGKHGVTLPNAPATIDSDYRGEIRVALINLGREPFVVERGMRIAQMLPAPVTRIAFEAVRELTTTVRGAGGFGHSGV
- a CDS encoding NADP-dependent isocitrate dehydrogenase produces the protein MASRIQAKTPLVEIDGDEMTRIIWALVKERLVLPFVDVTLERYDLFLPERDRTDDAVTVQSAEAIKKYGVGVKCATITPDAARVKEYGLKKAWASPNGTIRAILDGTVFRTPIIVKNVPPMVRSWAKPITIGRHAYGDIYKSAEMRIPGPGKVSLVYQPSGGGDSQSLAVHEFKGAGVVMGTHNLESSVRSFARSCVAHALAERMPLWFGAKDTISKTYHAMFKDVFREEVDARKTEFEKAGISYQYMLIDDAVARTMRHEGGFLWACMNYDGDVMSDMVASGFGSLGLMTSVLVSPDHKYEYEAAHGTVQRHYYAHQKGEATSTNSTATIFAWSGALAKRGELDQTPELVAFARAIETSVIETIEGGVMTKDLALIATPRPQGHATTEGFIDAIAQRLATKVSSGLVGAGS